A window of Amycolatopsis australiensis contains these coding sequences:
- a CDS encoding M20 family metallopeptidase, with protein sequence MIDDIETLVRCESPSADHAAVARSAEAVAGIGRRLLGAEPERIVVDGCTHLRWRFGDGPPRLLLLGHHDTVWPLGSLRTHPFEVRDGVLRGPGCFDMKAGVVMALHAAAALPDRDGLAILVTGDEEIGSPSSRTLIEEEAKTCDAVFVLEAAAGGGALKTRRKGVSLYRIQIEGRAAHAGLEPEKGVNAGIELAHQILAVAALADPARGTTVVPAAASAGTTTNTVPAAASVAVDVRVWDAAEQRRVDEAVRGLRPHLPGAKIRVDGGINRPPLDAQASSELFALANELAAGTLTEAAVGGASDGNFTAGLGIPTLDGLGAAGGGAHADDEHVLVAELPRRTALLAALAETVLARGSSSAPTNARGETGTAQR encoded by the coding sequence GTGATCGACGACATCGAGACGCTCGTCCGGTGCGAGTCCCCGTCGGCCGACCACGCGGCCGTCGCCCGCAGTGCCGAAGCCGTCGCCGGGATCGGGCGCCGTCTCCTCGGAGCCGAGCCGGAACGCATCGTCGTCGACGGCTGCACGCATCTGCGCTGGCGGTTCGGCGACGGCCCGCCGCGTCTGCTGCTGCTCGGCCACCACGACACCGTGTGGCCGCTGGGCTCCCTGCGCACGCATCCCTTCGAGGTCCGCGACGGCGTCCTGCGCGGTCCGGGCTGTTTCGACATGAAGGCCGGTGTGGTGATGGCCCTGCACGCCGCCGCGGCCCTGCCGGACCGGGACGGCTTGGCGATCCTCGTCACCGGCGACGAGGAGATCGGCTCACCGTCGTCGCGGACCCTGATCGAGGAGGAGGCCAAAACCTGCGACGCGGTCTTCGTGCTCGAAGCCGCGGCCGGCGGCGGCGCCCTGAAGACGCGCCGGAAAGGCGTTTCCCTGTACCGGATCCAGATCGAGGGCCGCGCCGCGCACGCCGGGCTCGAGCCGGAAAAGGGCGTCAACGCCGGGATCGAGCTGGCGCACCAGATCCTCGCGGTGGCCGCGCTCGCCGACCCGGCGCGCGGCACCACCGTCGTCCCGGCCGCGGCGAGCGCCGGCACCACGACCAACACCGTGCCCGCCGCGGCGAGCGTCGCGGTCGACGTGCGGGTGTGGGACGCGGCCGAACAACGGCGGGTCGACGAGGCCGTCCGCGGCCTGCGCCCGCACCTGCCCGGTGCGAAGATCCGCGTCGACGGCGGGATCAACCGGCCGCCCTTGGACGCGCAGGCGTCGTCGGAGCTGTTCGCGCTGGCGAACGAACTCGCGGCCGGGACGCTCACCGAGGCGGCCGTCGGCGGCGCCTCCGACGGCAACTTCACCGCGGGACTGGGCATCCCGACCCTCGACGGCCTCGGCGCGGCCGGCGGCGGCGCCCACGCCGACGACGAGCACGTGCTCGTCGCCGAGCTGCCCCGCCGCACCGCGTTGCTGGCCGCGCTCGCCGAAACCGTGCTGGCGCGGGGAAGTTCGT
- a CDS encoding DUF6010 family protein, with the protein MIAVLAPIVIGLVYVALNSLITEPHRRKFNALMVGGAGAAYLSGGALGPWELVFCAVTTYVAFRGLDSWTFIGIGWLLHTAWDVVHHLKGQPILPFAHGSSFGCAICDPVIAIWCFTGGRSVWTRIGHGERRVSREA; encoded by the coding sequence ATGATCGCAGTGCTGGCGCCGATCGTCATCGGCCTCGTTTACGTCGCTCTCAACTCCCTCATCACCGAGCCGCACCGCCGGAAGTTCAACGCACTGATGGTGGGCGGCGCCGGCGCGGCCTACCTGTCCGGCGGCGCGCTGGGCCCGTGGGAGCTGGTGTTCTGCGCGGTGACGACCTACGTGGCGTTCCGCGGCCTCGACTCGTGGACGTTCATCGGGATCGGCTGGCTGCTGCACACCGCGTGGGACGTCGTCCACCACCTGAAGGGCCAGCCGATCCTGCCGTTCGCGCACGGCTCGTCGTTCGGCTGCGCGATCTGCGACCCGGTGATCGCGATCTGGTGCTTCACCGGCGGCCGTTCGGTGTGGACCCGGATTGGCCACGGCGAACGGCGGGTATCCCGCGAAGCATGA
- a CDS encoding MFS transporter, whose translation MPRTDAKLPPAYRRLWWASGIDNLGTGAFTAAVPLLTVTVTRDPRLVALVSAAAYLPWLLVALPAGALADRHDRAGLMWRAQAVQAALAGTAAVLTACGAAGVPLLAVTAFGLGAADVVFGTAAQAILPDLVAKPMLPRANGGQQAITTITGQFAGPPLGSLLFGVTAALPFGLDAVSFAVSAAVVATLPRTAGSLRTRPVVRDGLAWLLRHRLLRTLALLLGVNTFCGQLANATLVLLVTQLVHPDARGYGLLLAGAALGSVLGGLVNARVVAAVGSRPALVTALAVNAGAFAGIGLSRDAVMLGAFLAVNGFVTTLWNVVTVGLRQQFVPSALLGRVTSAYRLLGWGLIPAGTLAGGLVAHELGLRAPYLVAAAIRGIALAVALPVLLRPHQN comes from the coding sequence ATGCCCCGGACCGACGCGAAGCTGCCTCCGGCGTACCGGCGGCTGTGGTGGGCCAGCGGCATCGACAACCTCGGCACCGGCGCGTTCACCGCGGCCGTCCCGCTGCTGACCGTCACGGTCACGCGCGACCCACGGCTCGTGGCGCTCGTGTCGGCGGCGGCGTACCTGCCGTGGCTGCTGGTGGCCCTGCCCGCCGGAGCGCTGGCCGACCGCCACGACCGGGCCGGCCTGATGTGGCGCGCGCAGGCGGTCCAGGCGGCGCTGGCCGGCACCGCCGCGGTGCTGACCGCTTGCGGCGCGGCCGGCGTCCCGCTCCTGGCCGTCACGGCGTTCGGGCTCGGCGCGGCCGACGTCGTGTTCGGCACGGCGGCGCAGGCGATCCTGCCGGACCTCGTCGCGAAGCCGATGTTGCCGCGGGCCAACGGCGGCCAGCAGGCGATCACGACGATCACCGGGCAGTTCGCCGGGCCACCGTTGGGAAGCCTGCTGTTCGGCGTGACGGCGGCGCTGCCGTTCGGGCTCGACGCCGTCTCGTTCGCCGTGTCCGCGGCGGTGGTGGCGACCCTGCCGCGGACCGCCGGGAGCCTCCGGACGCGCCCGGTTGTCCGGGACGGCCTCGCGTGGCTCCTGCGGCACCGGCTGCTGCGCACCCTCGCCCTCTTGCTCGGTGTCAACACCTTCTGCGGGCAGCTCGCCAACGCCACCCTGGTCCTGCTCGTCACCCAGCTCGTCCACCCGGACGCGCGGGGTTACGGCCTGCTGCTGGCCGGCGCGGCCCTCGGCAGCGTGCTCGGCGGCCTGGTGAACGCGCGTGTCGTCGCCGCGGTCGGCTCCCGGCCGGCGCTGGTCACCGCGCTGGCGGTGAACGCCGGCGCGTTCGCCGGCATCGGCTTGAGCCGGGACGCGGTGATGCTCGGCGCTTTCCTCGCCGTGAACGGGTTCGTGACGACGCTCTGGAACGTCGTGACGGTCGGCCTCCGCCAGCAGTTCGTGCCGTCCGCCCTGCTCGGCCGGGTCACGAGCGCGTACCGGCTGCTCGGCTGGGGGCTGATCCCGGCGGGCACGCTGGCCGGCGGCCTGGTGGCCCACGAGCTCGGGCTGCGGGCGCCGTACCTGGTGGCGGCGGCCATCCGCGGGATCGCGCTCGCCGTCGCCCTGCCCGTACTGCTGCGACCCCACCAGAACTAG
- a CDS encoding amidohydrolase family protein translates to MRTLLRGGRVVDPGSGFDGVADVLLDGGRVEATGPGLDAPDATEVDVTGLVVGPGFVDLHSHVHSIAGQRLQAMDGVTTALDLEAGLMPIDRAYAEAAAAGRPLHYGFSASWGAARAKVLAGIEPDANIDSGLAVLGNPQWQRSSSKQELAAWLSLLDGELAAGALGIGVLMGYAPATDPGEFLAVAHLAAMAGVPTYTHVRELVEVDPATPVDGSAEIAVAAGETGAAMHHCHVNSTSGHHIDRVLATLDTARREGSRVTVEAYPYGAGSTAVGAAFIDPERLRLKGLRPSSVVILETGERVRDEARLRRLRQEDPGAPCLLEFLDETDPRDRALLHRALAFPDAVVASDAMPVYWTDGRTESTGWPLPPGGSTHPRTAGTFAKTLRLMVRETGVWSWLEAFRRCAYLPSRLLDDVAPGARRKGHLGAGADADIVVLDPARITDTATYAEPTRPSAGVRYLYVAGVPVVSEGKLDPEALPGRPLRGEPR, encoded by the coding sequence GTGCGGACACTCTTGCGGGGCGGCCGGGTGGTGGACCCGGGCAGCGGGTTCGACGGCGTCGCCGACGTGCTCCTCGACGGCGGCCGCGTCGAAGCGACCGGGCCCGGGCTCGACGCGCCGGACGCCACCGAAGTCGACGTCACCGGGCTCGTCGTCGGGCCCGGGTTCGTCGACCTGCACAGCCACGTGCACTCGATCGCCGGGCAGCGGCTGCAGGCCATGGACGGCGTCACCACCGCCCTCGACCTCGAAGCCGGGCTGATGCCGATCGACCGCGCCTACGCCGAGGCCGCCGCGGCCGGGCGGCCGCTGCACTACGGCTTCTCCGCCTCCTGGGGTGCCGCGCGGGCCAAGGTGCTCGCCGGCATCGAGCCCGACGCGAACATCGACAGCGGGCTGGCGGTGCTCGGAAACCCGCAGTGGCAACGGAGTTCGTCGAAGCAGGAACTGGCGGCCTGGCTGTCCCTTCTGGACGGAGAGCTGGCCGCAGGTGCGCTGGGCATCGGTGTCCTGATGGGCTACGCGCCGGCGACCGACCCCGGCGAGTTCCTGGCCGTCGCGCACCTCGCCGCGATGGCCGGGGTGCCGACCTACACGCACGTGCGGGAGCTGGTCGAGGTCGACCCGGCCACCCCGGTCGACGGCTCGGCCGAGATCGCCGTCGCGGCCGGGGAGACCGGGGCCGCGATGCACCACTGTCACGTCAACAGCACCTCCGGCCACCACATCGACCGGGTCCTCGCCACGCTCGACACCGCCCGCCGCGAAGGCTCGCGCGTCACCGTCGAGGCCTACCCGTACGGCGCGGGCAGCACGGCCGTCGGTGCCGCGTTCATCGATCCGGAACGCCTGCGGCTCAAGGGACTCCGGCCGTCCAGCGTGGTCATCCTGGAGACCGGGGAGCGCGTGCGCGACGAAGCACGCCTTCGCCGGCTACGGCAGGAAGACCCGGGTGCGCCGTGCCTGCTGGAGTTCCTCGACGAGACCGACCCCCGCGACCGCGCGCTGCTGCACCGGGCGCTCGCGTTCCCCGACGCCGTCGTCGCCAGCGACGCGATGCCCGTGTACTGGACGGACGGCCGCACCGAAAGCACCGGATGGCCGCTGCCGCCGGGCGGCTCGACGCACCCGCGGACCGCGGGCACCTTCGCGAAGACGCTGCGCCTGATGGTCCGCGAAACCGGGGTGTGGAGCTGGCTCGAAGCGTTCCGCCGCTGCGCGTACCTGCCGTCGCGGCTGCTCGACGACGTCGCGCCCGGCGCCCGCCGGAAGGGGCATCTCGGCGCCGGAGCCGACGCCGACATCGTGGTCCTCGATCCCGCCCGGATCACCGACACCGCCACCTACGCCGAGCCCACCCGCCCGTCGGCCGGCGTCCGGTACCTCTACGTCGCGGGAGTTCCCGTTGTGAGTGAAGGAAAACTCGACCCCGAAGCCCTGCCCGGGCGTCCCCTGCGGGGTGAGCCGAGGTGA